The following nucleotide sequence is from Lacinutrix sp. Hel_I_90.
TAATTTTTTTCGCATTGCTTCAGAAATATTTTCGGCGTAAACTCCGTAAGCATCCACCAATAAACCTTTTATTCCGTTTTTGGAAGAAATGGCATATAGTACACTATTGTCATCTGTGCTACTCATTCCTTCAAAACGAAACATACCATCGACCTCAAAATCTTCTGGATTCAATTCCAGCTTTAATGTTGCACATTCCAAACAATGCGATTTTAGGTTAAAATCGTAAACGTAGCCATCAGCCTGTAATCCTGTGATTGCTTCTGAAAGCGTATCATAATTTTTCATTTTTTATGTTATTAATTCACAAAAAATTTAACAATCAATCCGCCAGCAAGCCAAACATAACACGTCAATGCAGCGTATTTTAAAATGTTTTCCAACAGTTGGCTTTTTGGTGCCATTTCCTTCATTTGTTTTACATCCTTTCTTTTGAAAAATCCGAGGTAAATCAAAAACCCAGAAAGTGCTAAAAAGGCAATGTTCAAATAGAATGTATAGTCCAACTTAAAGTATTCGCTATCCTGAATTTTTACCTGTGATGGGTCTGGCAGAATGCTCAACAAATCAAAAGAATAATGCAAAATCAAGGATGCTCCTATAAGTGCCGTAAAAAGCAAAAAGAGGATAAATAGTGACATTTTCCAGCCGTAATATTTTGCATTGATACGTAGGATTGGAAAGACGACCAAATCGCTAAAGATAAATGCCATTACACCTGCAAAACTTACGCCTTTCCCAAAAAGCAAAGCTGCCAACGGGATGTTACCCATTGAGCCAATAAAGGTCAAAAATGCTGCGATAGGTCCAACGATTATATGTTCGAGGATTTCAAAAAAAGTGAAATCTGTATTGCCGTTACCGCTATTGATGAACAAGGTTTGAAAGAAGGAATCTGGCACAAACGCTGCCACAATTCCGGCAATTGTAAAACCTACCGTTACGTCCTTCCACACCATTTTCCATTCCATACCGTATTGTTTGGAAACCTTTGCCCAGCCTTTTTCAGATTGGATTTTCTTTTTCCACGATTTGGAATCGTCCATTTCATCATCATCCTTGTCCTTTAAATTCTTTCTTGCTTTTTCTATGAGTTTTTTTGGATTTATCAACCGTATCAATAGCCAAGAAAACAGTATCAACAAAATGCCACCAACGTATTCGCCAACCACAAACTGCCATCCGAGGAAAATTGAAATGATAATTCCGAGTTCGATGACCAAATTTGTTGACGCCAAAAGAAAGGCAATGGAAGATACAA
It contains:
- a CDS encoding permease; its protein translation is MDNFLKQWAEAAFTTTGFFWMALWAFALGYIISSMIQVFVIEKKMQETMGENEGKGVLLGTFFGFISSSCSFAALASTKSLFKKGASFVSSIAFLLASTNLVIELGIIISIFLGWQFVVGEYVGGILLILFSWLLIRLINPKKLIEKARKNLKDKDDDEMDDSKSWKKKIQSEKGWAKVSKQYGMEWKMVWKDVTVGFTIAGIVAAFVPDSFFQTLFINSGNGNTDFTFFEILEHIIVGPIAAFLTFIGSMGNIPLAALLFGKGVSFAGVMAFIFSDLVVFPILRINAKYYGWKMSLFILFLLFTALIGASLILHYSFDLLSILPDPSQVKIQDSEYFKLDYTFYLNIAFLALSGFLIYLGFFKRKDVKQMKEMAPKSQLLENILKYAALTCYVWLAGGLIVKFFVN